The sequence below is a genomic window from Andrena cerasifolii isolate SP2316 chromosome 6, iyAndCera1_principal, whole genome shotgun sequence.
AATCTCACCAAATAATTTTCATCAAGAGGGAAAGAAATGTTACCTGCTGCGACTGCTGTTGCTGAGGATTCCCGGACATCGCTAAATGATGGGGGGACTTTTTCATTTGCATTTGTGGCGGTTGTTGCTGGTGCTGGTGCTGATGCTGATGTTGGTGCTGATGCTGGTGCTGATGCTGATGCGAATGTGAATGTGCGTGTTGCTGCTGAGGCGATGGCGGTTGAGGTTGTGGACTGTAAACTTGATACGAAACGTTTCCAGAGGTTCCATTTCCAGCGTAATTACCGTATGTTGCGTATTGGACTTGTTGTTGTTGCGGCGAtggttgctgttgttgttgctgctgctgctgctgctctgCATCGGCTGCTCCTTTGCTAACGAGAGATGCTCTGTATGCCGCAAGCGCTTGTAGATATTCTTTCTTCGCGGCTTCGGTTTTCTTCTTGTAGACCTGTAAATGTGCATCGTTTGAACTTAAATAAGGTAAGAAACATGAGGCCGACCAATGCAAACGTTGACTGAGATAAAGAATCAGCAACGAGCGCTTATTGCGGCTACATAATACTACAGTTTTAGTACTACGATGCCAGCAACTGTGCCCCCTCCCGTTACGTTATGCCAATAACCTTCTCTTGTCCACAAAATGTATCTTTCCATAAAGTAACGATCCGAAATCTGTCCGTTCTGCCCACCTTATAATGACTGCAGAACACAGATGTTGAATCGTCGTCTTGTTCCATGCTACTCCAGCACAAATACCTTTTGTCTATTTATCTCACTTCCTCTTAGACTACGACTATTacgactttttcatttttttcgtgcGTTCATTTAATTTGCAGCTGATTAAAATACCGCAATGATATTTGCACAAGATAAACACAATTTCggaaatgaagaagaagaagaagaagaagaggacgagGTGCATACTCACGTTTTTATGTTCGGTATCTAAAGCATCCCACATCGAAGCAACAATCTTGGATACCTCGCCAAAACTCGCATTCGGATTTTGCCCCTTTATCGCTGCTTGCGTATCCCTGAAGAAGAGGGCGTATGCCGAAACGGGCCTGGAACAACACGCACGGTCTTGTAACGAATTCAGTTCGATTTAATTAGCAGCGGTAGAAAACGAGTATGCAACGTTTCCGGCGATAATGAAACCGCACGTTACTCGATGCGTGAGTGAGCAATGAGATCGTTTCGTTTCGATGCAACGTGCACAATTACGTTTCTTTCTTACCCCAGCGATCCGCGTAATATTTCACGGATGCCGGCAAGAAGACTACTTACTTCTGCGGTTCGTTAGGAtccctcttctttttcttcttctgcgACTTTGGTTTCCTCTGGTTCTTGGTTCCAACGTCAGCCGGTTCCGGCGAGGGCCGCTTGATTCCGGTAATCTGAAGAAATAATAGGCATCACAAATCATACGAATCTCTTGGATCCGCTCGAACAAACTGCGGACGCCGCCAAATTGGATCAGGCGGTTACTTACCATCCCGGAATGAGGTGTGCTGTCGTCGCTGTCTTCGCTGGTTGTAGTGTTGTTGTTAGGTTCCGAAACGGAGCTCGGTTGCATCGCGGGAGGACTACTCCCCGTGGGACTCCTGTATTGAATCTGCTGTTGcagttgctgttgctgctgagaATGCATATACTGCATATGCTGTTGTATCTGAGCTTGTTGGTGCTGCtggtgttgttgttgctgttgaAGCAACATCATTTGCTGGTTCCCATGTTGCTGACGAGGCGAACTCACAGTTGTGTAAGAAGCTTGCGGCGAGTTACTGTACGTTGAGCTACGATACAACATGGAGACGACGCGTGATCAGATACATGTGCTCCGGTTTTAGATGAAGTGAAAATTATGAACGCGTCTCGAGGGGCCGCTTGTGCTCGTGTGCGCGTTATCGCGACAGGAACGGCGAGTTTTCCACTATGCGAATCGCTTTTTTTAACAACTATTTCTTCCCGAAATTGTACGTTTTAGTATCCTTGGTCGGAACGCGCTAACATCACCAGGTTGCTCGTCGTTCCTGTCTTTTACATCCTCCCTCCTAGCCGTACTCAGCCGCGTTCTCATCCCTTTTCCCTCTACTATTTTCCATCTATCTCTAGTTGCAGACTACGAACGTTTCCAGTGATTGTCGCGAGATTGTCCTGCCCATAGCGAGTGCGACGCTCGACACTCTCTTGATCACGATTTCGATACATTTCATCCATACGGAAACCGTCCATTGGCATTGTCGAGCTATCCTGATCAGCCGCACTTCTtttcactctttctctctctctctctccctctctctctctctctctctctcactcactctctctccttcttctcATTCGCCCTTCCCACCAGTCTTCCTTTACTGAAAAATCTGTTTACCTGAAAGCACGTTTTGCTATTTCGTAACGGTGGAAATGGACGGGACTCGAGACTTGTCGCATTCCAAGACTTTCCTATTCGCTGATTCCCTCGCGACATATCGCAACTCGAAACACTAAACTTTTCAAGAGAAAGATGGACCCTGAGAACCCCATCCTGCTTGTACTCGATTCCCGACCAAATACTatcgaataataaataacagaCGCCCGCGAGGAAAATTCTACGTCCCCAAGGAATGCGGATACGAACGTGGAGAGGGCGGGCGGGCGCGGAAGACGCGAGAAAGAGCGGAATTCGATCGAGAGGAAAATCTAGAGGCGTACACTCACCTGGCGCTAATCGGCTGTATCGGGTGGTCTTGTTGTAGGTAAAGCGATTGCTGATACCCACCGGGATCGAGATTTAGCCCGTCTGGAGATTGTTGAATACCACCGGTCTGCATCATCTGCGAAAGCGATTGGTATCTTTAACGCGCGTTATTCGAAGACGGCGCGTCCTCGCGTTCGTGGGTTCTCACGTCGTCCCAGCCTACCTGAGCCTGATAGCCATGCAATGGATCGCTTTGCGACTGCTGTTGCTGCGGCTGATGCTGCTGTGGCTGTTGCTGTTGATGCTGATGCTGGTGCTGATGCGAGTGAGAGTGAATCACAGGAATATCGAAATCCTCGTCGCCGAAGCTAGGCGTGTGAAAGGTCTGCGAAGAAAACGACGGTTGCCGCAAAACGATGGTCGCGCGTGCATCGCTGGACACGAACCAGCACTGATCGCAGATCGAGAGTGGTTGCCATAGAGGAAAAGGGTACGGGTGTCGGGTTAGGGGAAGGGGCAGAGGCGAAGACGGAAACGGAAACCGAAAGACTCGCAAATTACTCATAATTTGCTCACCGTGCGAGTCGATCCGTTCAGCTCGATCATTCCCGTTTTCGCCTGGTTCTCCACCCGCATCGCGATGCGACGCGGCTCGGCTCGGCACGGCGCGACTCTTGCATCTCGCCCCCTGCCACCCCACGCGTACACCAATCATCAACCCGTCATCCCCCATCTCCCGACGGATGACAGACGACGTTGTATCGTTGGAAATACTTTTAGCAATTTATTCCTTTTCGGGGACACAAGGCCGGAGAGTTGGGGAACAGGGAACGATGGAAAATACATTCGCCGTGTAGCCGGGCAGCCGGACGGGCCACGGggaataaaagtttttaaattggaTTTAATAGCGTCAGGAATTTTCCTTTGAAGGAACGTACTTGCCTATTGATCGAGTACACCTCTGACTCCCTTCCCTCTCCACGCCCATCGCGTTACCCCTTACCTCGCGGTGTTTCTCTTACTCTCTATCGTTCCGCACtcgcttctcttctcttctctcatCCCTTTCCGCCGCGCGCTGCACCCCGTTCCCACTCCCGCTCCGGCCTCTGTGTACGCGTACAGTCCGTCCTATTTCAACTACTGCTCCTATAATACCCTCGTGCACCTACTTCTCACTCCGCCCTTTCCATCTCCCCCGAATCGACTACGCGTCTATCCATCTTCTTCCTCCACCATTTCCAAacttttctttctcccttggCCCCTTCGCCAGCCCCCAAACCACCCTGCCGCCCCTCTGTCTTCTCCGTACCCCTCTACGGGATCCTGCTCACCCCCTGCTGCCTATCCGGCCGAGCCAAGATAGTGCTACCTTTCCTACCCCCTTTGGTTCGTTCGCGTTCCTATTCGTCTGTTTCCTCTCGTTCCCCGCGAACAAACGACCCAACCCGCGCCCGCATTCTGGCTCACACCCACACCCACTCACCGGCCCTCGCCGGATTCGCGACCGGACCGCGAGAGCCTTCTTTGCTCCTTACCAAGTCGCTTAGTCGAATGATTCGAACGCGACGCGCCGCCGCCATCAATGACTGTCGATAACACGATGCAAACACACTGCGAGTATTCTGCAGcttccctctttctttctctacgcTACATCCGTCTCTACCGGGTCGGTACCACTACGTTGCCCGAAAGAGGCGCTTACGACTCGCGACGATAACTTCCAGTCCCAACTACACGCAGCCCTAAACATCTTACGTTTCGACCACGCTCTTCGAACCCGAACAACCACGCGCGCATCATTGTAAAAACCTCGAGGAACCAGCTCGGAGGTATGGAGGGAGAGACCGGTTCTTAGGGATACATTCAATACGGCAGGGAGGACCAGAAAAATCGCACGAGCTTACGTACGATCGCGAGGCACGCGTTCGTTACCGTTATCATTATTATCGTTGATGTTGCTGTTgtcattgccattgccattccCATTGCCATTCTCATTCCCGTCCACGTAGACGCCGCGCCGTCGTCTGCGTCGTacaagtaacttgaaaaatcCCAAGCAACTCACCTGATCAGCCATCGCGTAGCCTTCGTGATGATAACACGCttgatggtgatgatgatgacgatgatgatgTTGATGATGTtgatgctgctgttgctgctgatgATGATGATGCTGTGGCACGTTCAATGAGAAGTCCAGATTCTCGTTCCTCTGAAACAGGCGAGAAAACAATGGTGTTAATGGCTGCGAGCAACGACTAAACAAGGGTTTTGAAGTGGAATGTGATTTGTCGCAATAATCCCCAACATTCGCCGTTGTTCTTCCCTTCATTCCCCATTGTTTTTCTTATGCTTTCGTCACCGTTCTTATTGCGGAACTTTTTTCACCATGAATCATTTCTTGAAATCTAGCGTAAATATGTaccgccgaccgaccggtcgtctTGCTAGATCAAGCTCGCAATACCTTCTGCCCCGAGACAATTATTACGCGCAGGTATGTAAGTAGGTACAAGCCGTTTCGGACCCTTCAGATTCGACTATGCACCGTAAGTTCAATTTTCCCAACTCCTCCTGTATGTACATTCGACATTGTCGCTACCATCATCTGCGTCCTCGTTCATAGTCATAACCACGTCATCAACACCTGTCCACCCTCGACCAAACAGTATCTTTAGCGCTTATTTTTACGCGCGTCTCTAGCAACGTTTTAGCGTAACGTACTAGCGCATTTCCTTCTCgttttcgaaataaattaataaagaaagaGATATCTAGCGGAGCTGTAAATTTATAAACGCTTCCTTCCACAGTTACATGTAGTTGTTTCTCGCCATCTGGAGGACGGCACCACGACCCCCTTAGCCCCGTACCTGCCGCTCCCGTAGCTCCCACTTCTGCCAGGCTGCCACGATTTTCATCTAAACACGACAAACAGGTGCTAACGCGAATTCTCCCTCAAGGTACTTGGAAACAGTGAAAGTTTATGGAGAAGCGAACGAACGTATCCGTGAAAAAGCGCGCGCACACGCGTGTACAAGTCATCGTTCTCCCCAGAGGCACGCACGACGGCTAAAACCGAGCCAACAAAATTCCAGGAAGTAAAAGATCGATCAAGAGACGAAACGTACGATCGGACAAAGAAAGAGCAGAAGGAAGAAGACAGGAGCACAGCATTTACTTTTCCAGCTGAAGCAACAGCAGGCAAGCAGGCAGGcaagcaggcaggcaggcaggcaggcgggCGGGCGGGCGGGCGGACGGGGGGGCGGGCAGACagacaggcaggcaggcaggcaggcaggcaagcAAGTAGGATAACAGGAAAGCAGTCGGACAGAAAAGTGAACAGGTAGGAAGGTAGGTATGTAGGTAGATGGGTAGGTAGGTAAGCAACAGGCAAGCAGGTAGGTAGATAGGTAGATGGACGTCGTCGGCAGGACGAATAAGTAAAATCGAATCGGACTGAGGCCAAAACGGAAGCGATTTCGCTCTTACTTATTTCTAATGCGACACGAGCAACTCGTGATTGCAATACGCTTTTTCCCGTCTTCGATACTGTCGCATATAATCGCTGGATATGGTGACTTAAACGGACTCCTGTTACGTTCTTTTTCGACCGCTTTTCGCTCTAACCACAAACGTAGCGTATGTACACAGGTCCGGCTCAAGCCACTTTTGCGCCCTAGGCAAACTTGCCAAATTACGCTCTCCATTTATGCCTAATAAATTTCTTTCAGCTCTTTAATAACTTTACTCTGAATATTTATTCGTAGCTTCAAACGTTTCTagtacaacttgtaatatttcatttaaaacatgTATTTTACAAAATGCCAACAAAGAAACTACCGTAATACGATCGCGTAGGTAGCCGAGCATCTTACGGTGTCGCGCATCGTTCATCACCACCTCCCCAACATTGCACGAATAATTTCGCTGAAACGTACCTCTCTCGCGACTACAATTTTCCAATTTGCTTCTGACAACAATTACGAATACGTAAGTGACGCATCTTTTTCAACCGATTTTCTAATCTACTTGGGATTcgcgaatttcatgtttcacaCGTGTCCTGAACATAGTTGGCAAAATCGATCTGAATCTACTTAAGCATGATTATGGACAAGGAGGAGGTAGAAAAGCACAATGAAATCGGGAAATCTAATAGATATAGCCGAACAGGTCTGTTACTCAGCGTAACCGATGCGATGTTAAACCTGTTCCTCTTCGCGTACCCCATTGCTCACTTCGCTCGCACCGCTTCGCCAGCCAAACACGAAAACCACGCCGCCCAACCCCTAAACTCTAAAGCCTACTATAGCCATAACCGATTCCTTCGCCGCTCCTTCCTAACGAGTCCTTTCTCATTCTCTTccaaatacatatatatgttcTCGGTTACGGAGCAATCCGACCGTTACGAGTAAAAACGAAACTACCACCACATCTACTGCGCACTGGATCGATCCGATTCCATTCGAATcgtgaattagagaaaacacaTCCATCCTCAAGCGAACTCGAAATGAAAATATGTATGCACGCTAATTCATTGGAATACACGACCGTCGTCGACCTACGTATGAAATGAGTTGCATCGCGAAGGAATAGCGTCTGTTCCATTTGACTTCCGCGTTTCGAAAACCCAGATCGAGATCTTCGCGTCAACTGGATTTATCGTTCGGCATATTCGGGCTGATCCCTGTAAACTTTGAACGGGAACTAGGTCGTTTTTGATAAGCGGCGATCACTTCGTATTAAAATTAGAAACACGTTTGAAAAACGTTCGGCGATCGAGGATAGTTGATAGGCACTCTGTGGGAAAATTGGCGTGGTGCGTATATTTTGTACGGCAGTCGGGAGGTGGCGCCACGCACGCGTACCACGAGTATGTCCGAAAGCAAATAAGATCGTTTCCTTCAACGGCGAATTGTCGTAACCTCGCTGCACTACGGCTGTAATCGAACTTGACAAAACAGAAATCGCGAGGATCGAAGAGAACGATGAAACAATATGGGACTTACTGTGCAAGCGAACCAACTGCTCGATGGGACAAGATCCAGGTTATCAGGTGCAGGTGCACGTGCGACGTGCAACGCTTCACGGTAGTAGGTACTGCTAATGCAACACGGCGAATTCTTTTCTCATATATCACAGTTTTGATTCTTCGAAATACTTGGGCCCAGTTCACCAGTAACCAATTCCAAGGGATCGTAAAAACGGGCAAGATGCAACTTGGCGATCCTCTCTGATCCAATCGATCGTCGAAACGAGCCGTGGGACTCGTCGGGCAGCACGTTTTCACAATATCACCACGCGTCTTACGATGTTACGTCGGCGTAGGTAAGCACGTACACGACCGTTAGCTTTTTACAGGCAATACACAACAAACTCTCCAATTTCTATGCAACGCGTATACAACGTTCTCGACTCGTGGCGTAACTCGTGACAGCGTGGCAAAACGACGCGGGCTCCTCGCGGCGGCCGGCGCGGGAATGATTGAAGAAGTTCGGTTCGTGGCACACGATGCTGGTGGGGATGAATCTCACGACTCgtgacagagaaagagagagagagagagagagagagagagagcgccgACGCGCGCGCCTCCTGTTCCTGCGTAACGAAAGGATACGACGTAACGATTAACCGAACAGAAAACGAGACAACATTGAATAACCGCGGTAAGAAATTTGAGAAGCACGGCAACGTTCGGGGATTGACAGTATACGCAGGCGCCTCGAAATGCAGGTAAGATTTTGCCGAATTTCATCATTCAACTCGAGGACAaagatttttcgaatttccaatTTATTTGAAACACGCGAGCAACGCTCGTCCGGAGCTTGTCGCAACATGTGTTCGAGGACCGGATAATCACCGACAACTCGAGAGGCAAAGTACGGAAGAGAGTATTTGCCACGGTAGAACGCGTTTCGATTCGAACGAGACCAACGATGAGAGTCATAAAACGTCGACCGACCGCTCCTTTTGCTACTGATATTTCCCGGTACATAACATTGCCGGTTAAGAAATTCCCCAGATGATAAGGTTAAATCTGCGATCTTTCTTACACTTGACACACATACATTATTTTGGAAATGTTACATCGTAGGAATAGCGTTCGCGCTTCGTGGCCCAGATAACGAGCTGTGAACGCAACACTCGAAAAGAAAGGGGCtgcggaggaagaggaggagtaGTGGTGgtaggaggaggtggaggaggaggaggaggtttgAGATGAATATGGGAGGGAACGAACTGTTGGTGCGGGAGTTTGCAGGGCGAGGAGAGGAATTCAGGCAATTGAAAAAGGCGGGTGGCGTAATGAATAAAGGAAAGAGATCTCGCTACGTCGTGTATATGACGAACGCGTTCCGACGGTGTCGAAAGAGATTACGCTTTAAAGGTGTACGCGTTGCGGTACCTATCTGCGTTCGCAAGTCGCAGGCGTTCGTGCACCTTTTCTCGATCTTAACAAACAGCAACGGCGATCGATCGATTGATTTGCGAACTCGAGAGCGAGAGTAGCTACAGCAAACGAAAGGAAGCGGAATTATTGCAAGTAGGTGTCTCCACGGTCGGACGGTTTTTCGCTTCGGCGCAAGTAAAAACCGGTTGAAAAATTGTCACAAGCGCATTATTTGTTGATATACCTCTGATACTCGAATATTGCAGGAAAGTAGGACATGGTAGGAGGTGGGAGGACCCGCGGTACGAGATCTGGGGTTACGTCGGAGTTTATAAAGAGTCATTACGTTGTCGAGAAAGGTGGCTTTAATTTCACTAGCATTCCAATCACAttaatgtatgtacatatacccCTACCTACCTGGTGCCCGTTTGTACTCGTATTAGCGAGAAGTGCTAATTTACTGGTAACTCATCGTCTATTCGACGACAAAATTGTTAGGCGATCACTATTAGGTCACTATGTATCTAATATGTACTTATCCATCGTGAAGGAAAATAACAAGCCACCAAGGAAGCACGTTAAGAAGGAAGGACGGAAGCAGTGTCCGAAAGACGATAGAATAGATACTTATCCTTAAGATGCACGATGAAATTCAGTTTCCTTCGCGAATGGCACACGAGAGCTCTACGAGATATGAGAACGATGGACAAGCACAGAAAAACTAGGAATCACGAGAAAGGCTCGGAGCGGGACGGATCGATATTCTTTTGCGGGACAGTTGGGTGCTGCTTCGACGTAGAAAACGAAAGACGGACGTGCGAACGATGCGAGTCCTTCTCTTTTTCTCCTTATTTCTTTCTTCCATATAGTTTTACGAATGCCTAAACTGCTTGTCCGGTACGCGAACGATACACGATCCACCCGAACAATTATCTTTTCCCAAAAGGGCGATGCATTCTGACAAGGATGAGATTGAAATCGAACGGAGAACGGATAACGGATAGAAAAGTTAAGCGCAGAGGGAAAGGTTAACGAGGCTAGAGGTGGGGGAGGATACATGCACATTTTTCGAAACAACTTGCAACACGGTGCGCAACGGCTCTCTAAATCTTGCGAGGTCTGTTCGAATCTTGGATGTAGAGTGGCTCGGTAAAGCGATTGTAGAAAGGTTAAACGGTTTCTGAGTCGAGCGTCTACGACGCGATAAACGAGCCTGTTTAAAGTCGTTTCACCTTTGCGTCATGCACGAGGAGCCGAGATTACAGCTAACGAGCGGTCTTCGTCATCACGCTCGGCAAAATTTAACCACAAATACTCGAGATCCAAGTAAATCAACACTAACGGGATTAGATCCTGCCGATTTGCAGTCGTCATCGCatcgatttaaacaaaatacCAGGGACATGC
It includes:
- the LOC143369683 gene encoding TOX high mobility group box family member 4 isoform X3 — encoded protein: MSDGIVGAIAISLFGSEKKRRDIMDAGYTILGSDVDVCRMFDPFAYKRNENLDFSLNVPQHHHHQQQQQHQHHQHHHRHHHHHQACYHHEGYAMADQMMQTGGIQQSPDGLNLDPGGYQQSLYLQQDHPIQPISASSTYSNSPQASYTTVSSPRQQHGNQQMMLLQQQQQHQQHQQAQIQQHMQYMHSQQQQQLQQQIQYRSPTGSSPPAMQPSSVSEPNNNTTTSEDSDDSTPHSGMITGIKRPSPEPADVGTKNQRKPKSQKKKKKRDPNEPQKPVSAYALFFRDTQAAIKGQNPNASFGEVSKIVASMWDALDTEHKNVYKKKTEAAKKEYLQALAAYRASLVSKGAADAEQQQQQQQQQQPSPQQQQVQYATYGNYAGNGTSGNVSYQVYSPQPQPPSPQQQHAHSHSHQHQHQHQHQHQHQHQHQQQPPQMQMKKSPHHLAMSGNPQQQQSQQGLISNPMAPAHIPQQPQQSQPQTQQQHMQSQQAAQQQYMQVPQQQIQQIQVQQQSQQHHHSQQQQPQQQQQQQQIMHAAPPKGDSLSNASSVSSATQAAMAGQRPTSNACIRHGCPNPAVANSEWEDEYCSNECVVSHCRDVFTTWVSSNQNAQQNFSTVK
- the LOC143369683 gene encoding TOX high mobility group box family member 4 isoform X4; its protein translation is MADQCWFVSSDARATIVLRQPSFSSQTFHTPSFGDEDFDIPVIHSHSHQHQHQHQQQQPQQHQPQQQQSQSDPLHGYQAQMMQTGGIQQSPDGLNLDPGGYQQSLYLQQDHPIQPISASSTYSNSPQASYTTVSSPRQQHGNQQMMLLQQQQQHQQHQQAQIQQHMQYMHSQQQQQLQQQIQYRSPTGSSPPAMQPSSVSEPNNNTTTSEDSDDSTPHSGMITGIKRPSPEPADVGTKNQRKPKSQKKKKKRDPNEPQKPVSAYALFFRDTQAAIKGQNPNASFGEVSKIVASMWDALDTEHKNVYKKKTEAAKKEYLQALAAYRASLVSKGAADAEQQQQQQQQQQPSPQQQQVQYATYGNYAGNGTSGNVSYQVYSPQPQPPSPQQQHAHSHSHQHQHQHQHQHQHQHQHQQQPPQMQMKKSPHHLAMSGNPQQQQSQQGLISNPMAPAHIPQQPQQSQPQTQQQHMQSQQAAQQQYMQVPQQQIQQIQVQQQSQQHHHSQQQQPQQQQQQQQIMHAAPPKGDSLSNASSVSSATQAAMAGQRPTSNACIRHGCPNPAVANSEWEDEYCSNECVVSHCRDVFTTWVSSNQNAQQNFSTVK
- the LOC143369683 gene encoding uncharacterized protein LOC143369683 isoform X1; amino-acid sequence: MSDGIVGAIAISLFGSEKKRRDIMDAGYTILGSDVDVCRMFDPFAYKRNENLDFSLNVPQHHHHQQQQQHQHHQHHHRHHHHHQACYHHEGYAMADQCWFVSSDARATIVLRQPSFSSQTFHTPSFGDEDFDIPVIHSHSHQHQHQHQQQQPQQHQPQQQQSQSDPLHGYQAQMMQTGGIQQSPDGLNLDPGGYQQSLYLQQDHPIQPISASSTYSNSPQASYTTVSSPRQQHGNQQMMLLQQQQQHQQHQQAQIQQHMQYMHSQQQQQLQQQIQYRSPTGSSPPAMQPSSVSEPNNNTTTSEDSDDSTPHSGMITGIKRPSPEPADVGTKNQRKPKSQKKKKKRDPNEPQKPVSAYALFFRDTQAAIKGQNPNASFGEVSKIVASMWDALDTEHKNVYKKKTEAAKKEYLQALAAYRASLVSKGAADAEQQQQQQQQQQPSPQQQQVQYATYGNYAGNGTSGNVSYQVYSPQPQPPSPQQQHAHSHSHQHQHQHQHQHQHQHQHQQQPPQMQMKKSPHHLAMSGNPQQQQSQQGLISNPMAPAHIPQQPQQSQPQTQQQHMQSQQAAQQQYMQVPQQQIQQIQVQQQSQQHHHSQQQQPQQQQQQQQIMHAAPPKGDSLSNASSVSSATQAAMAGQRPTSNACIRHGCPNPAVANSEWEDEYCSNECVVSHCRDVFTTWVSSNQNAQQNFSTVK
- the LOC143369683 gene encoding uncharacterized protein LOC143369683 isoform X2, which produces MSDGIVGAIAISLFGSEKKRRDIMDAGYTILGSDVDVCRMFDPFAYKRNENLDFSLNVPQHHHHQQQQQHQHHQHHHRHHHHHQACYHHEGYAMADQTFHTPSFGDEDFDIPVIHSHSHQHQHQHQQQQPQQHQPQQQQSQSDPLHGYQAQMMQTGGIQQSPDGLNLDPGGYQQSLYLQQDHPIQPISASSTYSNSPQASYTTVSSPRQQHGNQQMMLLQQQQQHQQHQQAQIQQHMQYMHSQQQQQLQQQIQYRSPTGSSPPAMQPSSVSEPNNNTTTSEDSDDSTPHSGMITGIKRPSPEPADVGTKNQRKPKSQKKKKKRDPNEPQKPVSAYALFFRDTQAAIKGQNPNASFGEVSKIVASMWDALDTEHKNVYKKKTEAAKKEYLQALAAYRASLVSKGAADAEQQQQQQQQQQPSPQQQQVQYATYGNYAGNGTSGNVSYQVYSPQPQPPSPQQQHAHSHSHQHQHQHQHQHQHQHQHQQQPPQMQMKKSPHHLAMSGNPQQQQSQQGLISNPMAPAHIPQQPQQSQPQTQQQHMQSQQAAQQQYMQVPQQQIQQIQVQQQSQQHHHSQQQQPQQQQQQQQIMHAAPPKGDSLSNASSVSSATQAAMAGQRPTSNACIRHGCPNPAVANSEWEDEYCSNECVVSHCRDVFTTWVSSNQNAQQNFSTVK